A genomic stretch from Numida meleagris isolate 19003 breed g44 Domestic line chromosome 2, NumMel1.0, whole genome shotgun sequence includes:
- the RPS20 gene encoding 40S ribosomal protein S20, with amino-acid sequence MAFKDTGKAPVEQEVAIHRIRITLTSRNVKSLEKVCADLIRGAKEKNLKVKGPVRMPTKTLRITTRKTPCGEGSKTWDRFQMRIHKRLIDLHSPSEIVKQITSISIEPGVEVEVTIADA; translated from the exons ATG GCATTTAAAGATACTGGCAAGGCACCTGTGGAGCAAGAGGTAGCAATTCATCGCATTAGAATTACTTTGACCAGTCGCAATGTAAAATCACTTGAGAAGG tcTGTGCCGACTTGATCAGAGGTGCCAAGGAGAAAAACCTGAAAGTGAAAGGACCTGTGCGCATGCCCACCAAG aCTCTGCGAATCACTACCAGGAAGACACCTTGTGGTGAAGGCTCCAAGACCTGGGATCGTTTCCAAATGCGTATCCATAAGCGACTCATTGACTTGCACAGCCCTTCTGAGATCGTGAAGCAGATCACTTCCATCAGCATTGAGCCAGGTGTAGAAGTTGAAGTTACTATTGCTGATGCCTAA